From one Candidatus Omnitrophota bacterium genomic stretch:
- the alaS gene encoding alanine--tRNA ligase, whose product MPKQPKRRLTRCSDTEMENSTGYIRQKFLEFFEKKGHRVVESDLLVPRNDPTLLFTGAGMNQFKEQFMGKNITYTRAASCQKCFRTGDLENVGKTPRHHTFFEMLGNFSFGDYFKEEAILWAWEFMTKEMRLDEDKLWVSVYKDDDEAYRIWADRVQLPPGRIVKMGEHDNFWPADAPSKGPNGPCGPCSEIFYDQGPDSGCGREECTPACGCNRFLEVWNLVFTQFERKPDGTLDPLPKKNIDTGMGLERMAAVMQKVRTNFDIDIFRPINEDVEKYMASPGKGGRKKEEDVHLIADHIRAITFAICDGVSPSNEKQGYVVRKLIRRAYLRSDRSGPFLYKIVPTVVRVMKDAYPELSEKREHISAIVEEEEKRFNETLDAATPILEDMLRARPEELSGEQIFKLVDTYGLPVDVIEQESDVSLDMQGFERLMEKRREQSRKGSYITEEFIFKPEKFKGVEKPESSDELPLETEVKFILLEEKAVKSVGEGERAEIVADPQSARFYPEGGGQVGDTGRIEKEGCDIKVLDTFEAEGMKVLVVFVKKGSLEKGDRVRLYLDTDKKQMTAINHTATHLLQAALRKVLGDQVKQSGSAVDEKRLRFDFTHMKKLSEREIEKVEELVNGWIQDGIQVSKETKQIKEAHAEGALSFFGEKYDDTVRVVTVGEHSKELCGGTHVDNTSEIGIFKIISESSVASGIRRIEAVTGDNAERWLKEELENFIREYRKAADGDAGLDKDIEKKAEGIASGRIKIDRDVIKLYEEEIKPAFTRAIERLEKAAKKKQKKKQAEAFDEAKDRADKLLTERVELPEGDLVCGVIPDVDMQVLRRVTAYLEKQTRSGIVLLGSAKGDKAFLICAVTQDMADKGYNAKDVVTAISGHISGGGGGKAVFAQAGGKDPEGLEKAVEEGKNIIKGT is encoded by the coding sequence ATGCCGAAACAGCCGAAGAGGCGGTTAACGAGGTGCTCGGATACTGAAATGGAAAATTCAACGGGATACATACGACAGAAGTTCCTTGAGTTCTTCGAGAAAAAGGGCCACAGGGTCGTGGAGAGCGATCTTCTGGTGCCGAGGAACGACCCGACCCTGCTTTTTACCGGGGCAGGTATGAACCAGTTCAAGGAACAGTTCATGGGAAAGAACATAACATATACCCGGGCCGCTTCCTGTCAGAAATGTTTCCGTACGGGAGACCTGGAGAACGTGGGCAAGACCCCGCGTCACCATACATTTTTCGAGATGCTGGGCAATTTTTCCTTCGGTGATTATTTCAAGGAAGAGGCGATACTCTGGGCGTGGGAATTCATGACAAAAGAGATGCGTCTTGATGAGGACAAGCTCTGGGTTTCTGTCTATAAGGATGATGATGAGGCCTATCGCATCTGGGCCGATCGCGTACAGCTCCCGCCAGGAAGAATAGTGAAAATGGGAGAGCATGATAATTTCTGGCCGGCGGACGCCCCCTCCAAGGGGCCCAACGGACCCTGCGGGCCGTGTTCCGAAATATTCTATGACCAGGGACCTGACTCTGGTTGCGGACGGGAAGAATGCACCCCCGCATGCGGGTGTAACAGGTTCCTTGAGGTCTGGAACCTCGTCTTCACGCAGTTCGAAAGAAAGCCCGACGGCACGCTTGATCCGCTGCCGAAGAAGAACATTGATACCGGCATGGGGCTTGAGCGTATGGCGGCGGTCATGCAGAAGGTCAGGACGAACTTTGATATCGATATATTCAGGCCTATTAACGAAGATGTTGAAAAGTACATGGCCAGCCCCGGCAAGGGCGGCCGCAAAAAAGAAGAAGACGTTCATCTTATTGCGGACCATATCCGTGCAATTACTTTTGCTATCTGCGACGGGGTCTCGCCTTCGAATGAAAAGCAGGGTTATGTAGTGAGGAAGCTCATTCGAAGGGCCTATTTGAGGAGCGACAGGAGCGGGCCTTTTCTGTATAAGATCGTGCCTACGGTAGTAAGGGTGATGAAGGACGCCTACCCGGAACTGTCCGAGAAGAGAGAACATATAAGCGCGATAGTGGAAGAGGAAGAGAAGCGTTTCAACGAGACGCTGGATGCGGCGACGCCCATACTGGAGGATATGCTCAGAGCAAGACCCGAAGAGCTCTCGGGGGAGCAGATCTTCAAGCTTGTTGATACCTACGGCCTTCCGGTCGATGTCATCGAACAGGAATCGGACGTGTCTTTAGACATGCAAGGCTTCGAGCGACTAATGGAAAAGAGGCGCGAGCAGTCGAGAAAAGGAAGCTATATAACCGAAGAGTTCATCTTCAAGCCCGAGAAGTTCAAGGGCGTTGAAAAGCCGGAAAGCTCCGATGAGCTGCCCCTGGAGACCGAGGTCAAGTTCATCCTGCTCGAGGAGAAGGCCGTCAAGAGCGTCGGTGAGGGAGAAAGGGCCGAGATAGTGGCCGATCCACAGAGCGCTAGATTCTATCCCGAAGGAGGCGGGCAGGTCGGAGATACCGGACGCATAGAGAAAGAGGGTTGTGACATAAAGGTCCTTGACACTTTCGAGGCCGAGGGCATGAAGGTCCTGGTCGTTTTCGTGAAAAAGGGAAGTCTCGAGAAAGGCGACCGGGTCAGACTATATCTCGATACGGATAAGAAGCAGATGACCGCCATCAACCACACGGCCACGCACCTGTTGCAGGCAGCGTTGCGGAAGGTCCTGGGAGACCAGGTGAAGCAGTCCGGTTCTGCTGTTGATGAGAAGCGGCTGCGCTTCGACTTTACACATATGAAGAAGCTTTCCGAAAGGGAGATAGAGAAGGTCGAGGAACTTGTGAACGGTTGGATACAGGACGGTATCCAGGTAAGCAAAGAGACAAAGCAGATCAAAGAGGCCCATGCCGAGGGGGCGCTTTCTTTCTTCGGCGAAAAGTATGATGATACGGTGCGGGTGGTCACAGTTGGAGAGCACTCGAAGGAACTCTGCGGCGGAACGCATGTGGATAACACTTCTGAGATAGGCATTTTCAAGATCATATCCGAAAGTTCGGTGGCCAGTGGCATTAGGCGCATAGAAGCTGTGACCGGCGATAACGCCGAAAGGTGGTTGAAAGAGGAGCTTGAAAATTTCATAAGGGAATACCGCAAGGCCGCCGACGGCGATGCTGGGTTGGACAAGGATATTGAGAAAAAGGCCGAGGGTATCGCTTCAGGCAGGATCAAGATCGACAGGGACGTTATAAAGCTTTATGAAGAGGAGATAAAGCCCGCGTTCACCCGGGCGATCGAACGGCTTGAGAAGGCAGCCAAGAAGAAACAGAAGAAAAAGCAGGCGGAGGCCTTCGATGAGGCTAAAGACCGGGCCGACAAGTTATTGACCGAACGGGTGGAACTTCCCGAGGGTGATCTCGTCTGCGGGGTCATACCGGATGTCGACATGCAAGTCCTCCGGAGGGTGACCGCATATCTTGAAAAACAGACCAGATCCGGTATAGTTCTACTGGGTTCGGCTAAAGGCGACAAAGCTTTCCTGATCTGCGCGGTTACGCAGGATATGGCCGACAAGGGGTATAACGCCAAAGATGTGGTCACGGCGATCTCGGGTCATATATCCGGCGGTGGCGGAGGCAAGGCGGTTTTCGCACAGGCGGGAGGCAAAGATCCCGAGGGACTGGAAAAGGCGGTCGAAGAGGGGAAGAACATCATAAAGGGGACATGA
- the recA gene encoding recombinase RecA, whose product MSRTSKGKASTKNSQDKLAQQNSSGKKKALEMALNKIEKDFGEGAIMKMGEGYRADIASIPTGAIGLDIALGVNGVPRGRVVEIYGPESSGKTTLTLSILAQAQKAGGETAFIDAEHAFDPVYAEKIGVNLDSLLISQPDSGEQALEIAETLVRSNAVDIVVIDSVAALTPRKELEGDMGDSHVGLQARLMSQALRKLTGVISKSKTCVIFINQIRMKIGVMFGNPETTTGGNALKFYSSVRIDLRRIASLKKGDKVIGSRIRAKVVKNKVAPPFKKAEFDIMFDEGISHSSSIIDIGEATGVIKKSGTWLSFGEEKIGQGKENARLYLKENPKLMKQIETEVRKAIASTS is encoded by the coding sequence ATGTCCAGAACATCCAAGGGAAAAGCTTCTACAAAAAACAGCCAAGATAAGCTCGCCCAACAAAACTCATCCGGCAAGAAAAAAGCACTGGAAATGGCCCTCAACAAGATCGAGAAGGATTTCGGCGAAGGAGCCATAATGAAAATGGGCGAAGGATACAGGGCGGACATAGCTTCGATCCCGACAGGTGCGATCGGTCTGGATATAGCCTTGGGGGTGAACGGGGTACCCAGGGGCAGGGTCGTTGAGATATACGGTCCGGAGTCAAGCGGCAAGACCACGCTGACCCTCAGCATACTCGCCCAGGCACAGAAAGCCGGAGGGGAGACAGCTTTCATAGACGCCGAGCACGCGTTCGATCCTGTTTATGCTGAAAAGATAGGGGTCAACCTGGACAGCCTGCTCATATCACAGCCTGACAGCGGCGAACAGGCCCTGGAAATAGCGGAGACCCTGGTAAGGAGCAACGCGGTCGATATAGTCGTTATCGATTCAGTGGCCGCTCTGACACCCAGGAAGGAGCTTGAAGGCGATATGGGGGATTCGCATGTAGGCCTGCAGGCGCGCCTTATGAGCCAGGCGCTGCGCAAGCTGACGGGAGTTATCAGCAAGTCAAAGACATGCGTTATCTTCATAAACCAGATCCGCATGAAGATAGGGGTCATGTTCGGCAATCCCGAGACGACTACCGGGGGTAACGCACTCAAGTTCTATTCCTCCGTGAGGATAGACCTCAGAAGGATAGCATCCCTTAAGAAGGGGGACAAGGTCATCGGCAGCCGCATTAGGGCCAAGGTCGTCAAGAACAAGGTCGCGCCGCCGTTCAAGAAAGCCGAGTTCGATATAATGTTCGACGAGGGCATATCGCATTCCTCATCCATAATTGATATAGGGGAAGCGACCGGGGTGATAAAAAAGAGCGGAACGTGGCTTTCGTTCGGCGAGGAAAAGATCGGTCAGGGTAAAGAGAACGCTAGACTGTACCTTAAGGAAAACCCGAAACTGATGAAACAGATAGAGACGGAAGTCAGAAAGGCCATCGCATCCACAAGCTAA
- the thpR gene encoding RNA 2',3'-cyclic phosphodiesterase produces MKKVRSFIAIELSEQARLELARVADTLKSSGAAVKWVKPESVHLTLKFLGEVEEDRLVRVAEKLKDIAKGTSPFEFVLEKIGVFPKWEYAKVLWIGLAGGSDEVKEIVSRAERVLQKEGFDKEKRAYTPHLTLGRIRSAKRKKELRELTEKTRVNPVPSRVSRIILFKSELTPEGAVYTEMASAELAG; encoded by the coding sequence ATGAAGAAAGTGCGTTCATTTATAGCGATCGAACTGTCCGAACAGGCCAGGCTGGAACTGGCGCGCGTCGCCGATACCCTCAAAAGTTCCGGGGCGGCCGTTAAGTGGGTCAAGCCCGAATCGGTGCATCTTACCCTTAAGTTCCTCGGTGAAGTTGAAGAGGATCGCCTGGTGCGTGTTGCAGAAAAACTAAAGGATATAGCAAAAGGCACAAGCCCCTTCGAGTTCGTCCTGGAAAAAATAGGGGTTTTCCCTAAATGGGAATATGCGAAAGTGCTCTGGATAGGTCTCGCCGGAGGGAGCGACGAGGTAAAAGAAATAGTTTCTAGGGCCGAGCGGGTACTGCAGAAAGAAGGGTTCGATAAAGAAAAAAGAGCATATACCCCGCATCTTACGCTTGGCAGGATAAGGAGCGCAAAAAGGAAAAAAGAACTCAGGGAACTGACCGAAAAGACCCGGGTCAATCCTGTTCCCAGTCGCGTTTCAAGGATAATTCTTTTCAAGTCGGAGCTCACCCCCGAGGGTGCTGTGTATACGGAGATGGCTTCGGCAGAGCTTGCCGGCTGA
- a CDS encoding nicotinamide-nucleotide amidohydrolase family protein has protein sequence MQMPEQDISRKLKNGKRMLSVAESCTGGLLSSRITDIPGSSAYYLGGIIAYSNRVKISVLKVPESLIKTHGAVSRQVARAMARGARSLLNTDISAAITGIAGPGGARPGKPVGTAFMAVLSGDTERTRKIHCKGTREQVKQKFATAVLELISENI, from the coding sequence ATGCAAATGCCGGAACAGGATATATCCAGAAAGCTGAAAAACGGAAAAAGAATGCTGTCGGTAGCCGAATCCTGTACGGGGGGTCTGCTTTCAAGCCGCATCACTGACATCCCCGGTAGTTCGGCGTATTACCTCGGCGGTATTATTGCTTATTCCAACCGCGTGAAGATATCGGTCCTGAAAGTACCCGAGAGCCTTATAAAAACACACGGTGCGGTGAGCCGACAGGTAGCCCGGGCAATGGCCAGGGGTGCGAGGTCCCTTCTTAATACGGATATATCAGCGGCGATCACAGGTATTGCCGGTCCCGGCGGCGCCCGGCCGGGTAAACCCGTAGGCACGGCGTTCATGGCTGTTCTCTCGGGGGATACCGAAAGAACACGCAAGATACACTGTAAAGGCACCCGTGAACAGGTTAAACAAAAGTTCGCAACGGCAGTCCTTGAGCTTATATCAGAAAACATATGA
- a CDS encoding diguanylate cyclase, whose protein sequence is MKNTGKLQTDRMERTDLEKLFRQTKNELAMLNEITHAIMQSLELDQVLYTILTALTTHDGLGFDRAMFFLVNEEANTLEGKMGLGPLSIEEVEKGWHEMSSSKFTLQNLFNAYLEFKTGPESKLNGAVKSISIPLNEESGILSMTVLEGMPFEITTEEAGSLVNPQIKDPLNLKYFVTVPLKTKNRTLGAIAVDNIFSENTITKDNIRILNMFANHAALAIENSRLYEKTVHLSRTDWLTGLWNTRYFNEMFDKALNDSKDSESCLSLLMIDIDNFKEYNDTLGHQQGDQAIKKVAHILDSSSRKSDFVCRYGGEEFCVIMSNIDKPEAKMIAERLRSKVEDSCRGNCSSSEQHKLTISLGLATFPYDGSDKEKLLENADMALYHAKQNGKNMTCQYSPGIR, encoded by the coding sequence ATGAAAAATACCGGAAAATTACAAACTGACCGTATGGAAAGAACCGATCTTGAAAAGCTCTTCAGGCAGACCAAGAACGAGCTGGCCATGCTTAACGAGATCACGCATGCCATCATGCAGTCGCTTGAACTCGACCAGGTCCTCTACACTATTTTGACGGCCCTGACGACCCATGATGGTCTGGGATTCGACAGGGCCATGTTCTTTCTTGTTAACGAGGAGGCCAACACCCTTGAAGGAAAAATGGGCCTTGGCCCGCTTTCCATAGAAGAGGTGGAAAAAGGCTGGCATGAGATGTCCTCCTCAAAGTTCACCCTGCAGAACCTTTTCAATGCCTATCTTGAGTTCAAGACGGGCCCCGAATCAAAACTTAACGGTGCCGTTAAAAGCATTTCCATCCCCCTGAACGAAGAGTCCGGGATACTTTCGATGACCGTTCTTGAAGGTATGCCCTTTGAGATAACCACCGAGGAGGCGGGCTCTCTGGTCAACCCCCAGATCAAGGATCCTCTTAACCTGAAATATTTCGTGACCGTGCCCCTGAAAACAAAGAACCGCACCTTGGGAGCTATTGCCGTTGATAATATCTTCTCGGAGAATACTATCACCAAGGATAACATTAGGATACTCAATATGTTCGCGAACCACGCGGCACTGGCCATCGAAAATTCCAGGCTGTACGAAAAGACCGTGCACCTTTCTAGGACAGACTGGCTCACGGGCCTCTGGAACACCCGTTACTTCAACGAGATGTTCGATAAGGCCCTTAATGACTCGAAAGACTCCGAATCGTGCCTGAGCCTTCTGATGATAGACATAGACAACTTTAAGGAATACAACGATACTCTGGGGCACCAGCAAGGGGATCAGGCCATTAAAAAAGTGGCTCATATCCTCGATTCCTCCTCACGCAAGAGTGATTTTGTGTGCAGATACGGAGGCGAGGAATTCTGCGTGATAATGTCAAATATAGATAAACCTGAAGCGAAGATGATCGCCGAAAGGCTCCGAAGCAAGGTTGAGGACTCCTGCCGGGGCAACTGCTCCTCATCAGAACAACACAAGCTTACCATCAGCCTGGGTTTGGCCACTTTCCCCTATGATGGGTCGGACAAAGAGAAGCTTCTTGAAAATGCTGATATGGCATTGTATCACGCGAAGCAGAACGGGAAGAACATGACCTGCCAGTATTCTCCCGGGATCAGATGA
- the smc gene encoding chromosome segregation protein SMC: protein MHLKKLEIVGFKSFLNKTKLKFEPGVTAVVGPNGCGKSNIVDAIKWVLGEQSTKSMRSSSMQDVIFNGTEKQEPVNLAEVSLTLSNEDRSLPVDYDEVIISRRLFRSGESEYLLNKTPVRLTDIRNLLMGTGIGTSSYSIVEQGKMDMVLSSKPEDRRYIFEEASGITRYKAKKREAMLKLERTQENLTRINDIIREVERQINSIERKARKAERYKSRFDELKSLDIKINCKKFRDLSSDDSSLDTEHDQVQQVRESLAEELEQTSKSLETLKEEFNITADELQRSQGEVMQLSSDLDKNSHVIEVDRERIQEFQKYVERLDWEIEEATERKDSLNSRLEGLQVKFSEVSQRRKSKQDELASAEENVRELTEKLEHYRNELKLGREKTVDVVTEQTKIKNALIKINADIQNALSRQKRLQMERANVETERGRVSEELTRVEEQSEAALKELEDKRRQFDAFNEEYVSNQQKLSMLNEQRQEKQKRVNEIKPRRQFLEKLISEREGVKESVKEIMKHVEAGDARFQGVHGILSELIDVKEDYEESLEALFAEAAHAIVAEDRHAAERIWQYLSDNSMESVVVIILDELRSFSSGPRMDISQAQGVLKNLKEIIISGEEYGEALVALFNRSYVAVSSEAARSFIDNNRDFDGRIIGEKGELLQKGMRRSRNYSGKDLVPLFGRQEKVNQMIEEENEITRNIEQMDIKISGLEDWFKEASVKKEALESELRNKEVESANIASRKVAVKEKFNTLSEELLLLDSDIEEEQAVLKQLKEESDGHDHVLNELEAEASRLQQAIDSSQEALQECTRYKEETFYLISDIKIELSGLVRDEENLSENLQREEESCVRMVRDVEDKRKRINENGERIKALDEEIRRLEGENLEHKALVETKEREIEVKKERKEQLAQDIRSAEDNLREKEKELEVLRDKTRDQDILKKELEYKRNAVVERMMEAYKVDIRELDIEFDGNEDWEELSSRIAELKEHLEKMGEVSLGAVEEHKQLEERFQFLTKQREDLTNSREALLQAITKINRTTRKLFMESFESIRKEFNDYFRMLFNGGKAELILEDESNVLECGIDIVVRPPGKKLHNIMQLSGGEKAMTAIALIFAIFKVNPSPFCILDEIDAPLDESNIVRFCRVLQEFLKLSQFIIVTHNRMTIQLADVLYGITMEEKGVSKIVSVKFSEEQENSDAEEVAVAA from the coding sequence ATGCATCTTAAAAAACTTGAGATCGTAGGGTTTAAGTCGTTCCTTAACAAGACCAAGCTGAAGTTTGAACCCGGGGTTACGGCTGTCGTGGGACCCAATGGGTGCGGGAAAAGTAACATAGTCGATGCGATAAAATGGGTGCTGGGAGAACAATCCACAAAATCCATGAGATCCTCCTCCATGCAGGATGTTATCTTCAACGGTACCGAAAAGCAGGAACCAGTGAACCTGGCGGAGGTGTCGCTAACCCTTTCCAACGAGGACCGTTCCCTGCCGGTAGATTACGACGAAGTCATAATCAGCCGGCGTCTTTTCAGGTCAGGTGAGAGCGAATACCTCCTGAACAAAACCCCGGTTAGGCTTACCGACATCCGAAACCTTCTTATGGGGACCGGAATAGGCACAAGCTCATATTCTATCGTGGAGCAGGGAAAAATGGACATGGTCCTGAGTTCCAAGCCGGAGGACCGCAGGTACATATTCGAAGAAGCCAGCGGGATCACCCGGTACAAGGCGAAAAAACGTGAAGCCATGCTGAAGCTGGAACGCACTCAGGAAAATCTGACCAGGATAAACGACATCATCCGGGAAGTGGAGCGACAGATCAATTCCATAGAAAGAAAAGCGAGGAAAGCCGAAAGGTACAAGTCCAGGTTCGATGAACTGAAAAGCCTGGATATCAAGATCAACTGCAAGAAGTTCCGTGACCTCAGCAGCGACGACAGCTCGCTGGATACTGAACATGATCAGGTACAACAGGTAAGAGAGAGCCTGGCCGAAGAGCTTGAGCAGACTTCGAAGAGTCTTGAGACGCTCAAGGAGGAATTCAATATAACCGCTGATGAGCTTCAGAGATCACAAGGTGAAGTTATGCAGCTGTCCTCGGATCTCGACAAGAACTCGCATGTCATAGAGGTTGACAGGGAAAGGATACAGGAGTTTCAGAAATACGTTGAGCGTCTCGACTGGGAGATAGAGGAAGCTACGGAAAGAAAAGACAGCTTGAACAGCCGCCTTGAGGGGCTTCAGGTCAAGTTCTCCGAAGTGAGCCAGAGGCGAAAGAGCAAACAGGACGAACTGGCTTCGGCGGAAGAGAATGTCAGGGAGCTTACCGAAAAACTCGAGCATTACCGCAATGAACTCAAGCTCGGCAGGGAGAAGACCGTCGATGTGGTGACCGAGCAGACCAAGATCAAGAACGCTCTTATCAAGATAAACGCGGATATCCAGAACGCGCTTTCCAGGCAGAAGAGGCTCCAGATGGAAAGGGCTAATGTTGAAACGGAACGGGGCAGGGTAAGCGAAGAGTTGACCAGAGTCGAAGAGCAGTCTGAAGCCGCCTTGAAGGAGCTGGAGGACAAGAGGAGGCAGTTCGACGCTTTTAACGAGGAGTATGTATCGAATCAGCAGAAGCTTTCGATGCTTAACGAGCAGAGGCAGGAGAAACAGAAGCGAGTTAACGAGATCAAACCGCGCCGCCAGTTCCTTGAAAAGCTGATCTCCGAACGCGAGGGAGTGAAGGAAAGCGTTAAGGAGATAATGAAACACGTCGAAGCGGGTGATGCCCGGTTTCAGGGGGTTCACGGGATACTTTCCGAGCTTATCGACGTCAAAGAAGATTACGAGGAGTCGCTGGAAGCGCTCTTTGCTGAAGCGGCGCACGCTATAGTGGCGGAAGACCGCCATGCGGCGGAAAGGATCTGGCAATACCTGTCGGATAACTCGATGGAGAGCGTGGTTGTCATCATTCTCGATGAGCTTCGTTCCTTTTCTAGCGGGCCGAGAATGGATATATCCCAGGCTCAAGGCGTGCTTAAAAACCTCAAAGAGATAATTATTTCCGGAGAAGAATACGGTGAAGCCCTTGTCGCTCTTTTCAACAGGTCGTATGTTGCCGTTTCTTCCGAAGCTGCCCGGTCTTTCATTGACAATAACCGGGATTTTGACGGCCGTATAATAGGCGAAAAAGGCGAACTCCTCCAGAAGGGCATGAGGCGCAGCAGGAATTACTCTGGGAAGGACCTGGTCCCGCTCTTCGGACGCCAGGAGAAGGTCAACCAGATGATAGAGGAGGAGAACGAGATTACCCGGAATATCGAACAGATGGATATAAAGATATCCGGCCTGGAAGACTGGTTCAAGGAAGCTTCCGTAAAAAAGGAAGCGCTTGAATCCGAACTGCGGAACAAGGAGGTCGAATCCGCCAATATAGCCTCAAGAAAGGTCGCTGTAAAGGAAAAGTTCAACACTCTGAGCGAAGAGCTTCTCCTGCTGGATTCGGATATAGAGGAAGAACAGGCGGTTCTGAAACAGCTCAAAGAGGAGAGCGATGGTCATGATCACGTGCTCAATGAGCTTGAAGCGGAGGCCTCCCGCCTGCAGCAGGCGATAGACAGTTCGCAAGAAGCGCTTCAAGAGTGCACCCGCTACAAGGAGGAGACCTTTTACCTTATTTCAGATATAAAGATAGAACTTTCAGGGCTGGTAAGAGATGAAGAGAACCTTTCAGAGAACCTTCAGAGGGAGGAAGAGTCCTGCGTGCGGATGGTCCGGGATGTCGAGGATAAGCGCAAGAGAATAAACGAGAACGGTGAACGCATTAAGGCTCTTGACGAAGAGATCCGCAGGCTGGAAGGGGAAAATCTAGAACACAAAGCCCTTGTCGAGACAAAGGAGAGAGAGATAGAGGTCAAAAAAGAGCGAAAGGAACAACTCGCACAAGATATCCGCTCTGCAGAAGACAACCTGAGGGAGAAAGAGAAGGAGCTTGAAGTCCTGCGGGATAAGACCCGGGATCAGGATATCTTGAAAAAAGAGCTTGAATATAAGCGTAACGCTGTTGTTGAAAGGATGATGGAGGCTTATAAGGTCGATATACGGGAACTTGACATAGAGTTTGACGGTAACGAGGACTGGGAAGAGCTTTCATCCCGTATAGCCGAGCTTAAGGAGCATCTTGAGAAGATGGGTGAGGTAAGCTTGGGTGCCGTAGAAGAGCATAAGCAGCTTGAAGAAAGATTCCAGTTCCTGACAAAGCAGCGAGAGGACCTTACCAACAGCAGAGAAGCGCTGTTGCAGGCCATTACCAAGATAAACCGTACCACCCGGAAGCTTTTCATGGAGTCCTTCGAGAGCATACGAAAAGAGTTCAATGATTATTTCAGGATGCTTTTCAACGGCGGTAAGGCCGAACTTATACTTGAAGACGAATCGAACGTGCTCGAATGCGGAATCGATATCGTGGTGCGCCCTCCCGGGAAAAAACTGCATAACATAATGCAGCTTTCGGGCGGGGAGAAGGCGATGACCGCTATAGCGCTCATATTCGCCATATTCAAGGTCAATCCCAGCCCGTTCTGTATACTCGATGAGATAGACGCACCCCTTGATGAGTCGAATATCGTCAGGTTCTGTCGGGTGCTCCAGGAATTCCTGAAGCTGTCACAGTTCATTATCGTGACTCATAACCGGATGACCATACAGCTCGCTGATGTTCTTTACGGAATAACCATGGAGGAGAAGGGCGTTTCGAAGATAGTTTCGGTGAAGTTCAGTGAAGAGCAGGAAAATTCCGATGCGGAAGAGGTGGCTGTAGCCGCTTAG
- a CDS encoding MerR family transcriptional regulator produces MIAKGHKKYTVQQVADILGLYRGTVINYEKKGIFPPPRRNPINGYREYTEDDISRLREIIEGKAFKGL; encoded by the coding sequence ATGATAGCAAAAGGCCACAAGAAATATACAGTTCAACAGGTCGCTGATATACTGGGTTTGTATCGTGGTACGGTCATAAATTATGAGAAAAAAGGGATTTTCCCGCCACCGCGAAGGAACCCGATAAATGGATACAGAGAATATACCGAAGACGACATTTCAAGGCTCAGAGAGATCATAGAAGGCAAGGCCTTCAAGGGCTTATAG